A single window of Methylobacterium nodulans ORS 2060 DNA harbors:
- a CDS encoding glutathione S-transferase family protein, giving the protein MRRLWGRLSSVNVQKAVWALEELSLAYERVEAGGAFGRVREPAYLALNPNGLVPVLEEDGYVLWESNAILRYVASGHGRGTLWPEDLRVRGHVDQWLDWQATTFTPAMRDAFWQTVRVPAGERDAGLIARSVAATEEAASILDAHFAGRSFAVGDAFTAADIALGCAAHRWLHLAVDRQPRPHLLAWYARVAARPAAATVLTTPIT; this is encoded by the coding sequence ATGCGCAGACTCTGGGGACGCTTGAGCTCCGTCAACGTGCAGAAAGCGGTCTGGGCGCTGGAGGAGCTGAGCCTCGCTTACGAGCGGGTGGAGGCGGGCGGCGCCTTCGGGCGGGTGCGCGAGCCGGCTTATCTCGCCCTCAACCCGAACGGCCTCGTGCCGGTCCTCGAGGAGGACGGCTACGTCCTGTGGGAGTCGAACGCCATCCTGCGCTACGTCGCCAGCGGGCATGGGCGCGGCACGCTCTGGCCGGAGGACCTGCGGGTGCGGGGCCATGTCGACCAGTGGCTCGACTGGCAGGCCACCACCTTCACGCCCGCGATGCGTGATGCCTTCTGGCAGACGGTCCGCGTGCCCGCCGGTGAGCGCGATGCCGGGCTCATCGCCCGCTCCGTCGCCGCGACCGAGGAGGCCGCCTCCATTCTCGACGCGCATTTCGCGGGGCGCAGCTTCGCGGTGGGCGACGCCTTCACGGCTGCCGACATCGCGCTCGGCTGCGCGGCACATCGCTGGCTGCATCTCGCCGTCGACCGGCAGCCCCGCCCGCATCTGCTGGCCTGGTATGCACGGGTCGCCGCCCGCCCGGCGGCGGCCACGGTCCTGACGACGCCGATCACCTGA
- a CDS encoding ribonuclease activity regulator RraA has product MPLDKTLIDALQAVTTATLTTVMLKKGIRRCWMKGPQPRFAAGTRVVGPAFTLRFVPAREDLATPESWSSPTSTRGAIEAMPEGCIAVVDAMGITEAGIFGDILAARMRKRGVAALVTDGVMRDGEGVAGTGLPVWCAGVAAPASVAGLTFVGWNQPIGCGGVAVFPDDIIVADGDGAVVIPAAIAQDVALAAVEQERLELWIMREVEKGVPLPGLYPPNAETRARYEAETGQ; this is encoded by the coding sequence ATGCCCCTCGACAAGACGCTGATCGACGCGCTGCAGGCCGTCACCACCGCGACCCTCACCACGGTGATGCTCAAGAAGGGCATCCGGCGCTGCTGGATGAAGGGGCCGCAGCCGCGCTTCGCGGCGGGCACCCGCGTGGTCGGGCCGGCCTTCACCCTGCGCTTCGTGCCCGCGCGCGAGGACCTCGCCACGCCGGAATCCTGGTCGAGCCCGACCTCGACCCGCGGCGCCATCGAGGCGATGCCCGAAGGCTGTATCGCGGTCGTGGACGCGATGGGCATCACCGAGGCCGGCATCTTCGGCGACATCCTGGCGGCGCGGATGCGGAAGCGGGGCGTCGCCGCCCTGGTCACGGACGGGGTGATGCGCGACGGCGAGGGCGTCGCGGGCACCGGCCTGCCGGTCTGGTGCGCGGGCGTCGCGGCGCCGGCCTCCGTCGCCGGCCTGACCTTCGTGGGCTGGAACCAGCCGATCGGCTGCGGCGGCGTCGCGGTGTTCCCGGACGACATCATCGTGGCGGATGGGGACGGCGCCGTGGTGATCCCGGCCGCCATCGCCCAGGATGTGGCGCTCGCCGCCGTCGAGCAGGAGCGGCTCGAACTCTGGATCATGCGCGAGGTGGAGAAGGGCGTGCCGCTGCCCGGCCTCTATC